The following proteins are encoded in a genomic region of Myxococcaceae bacterium:
- a CDS encoding CYTH domain-containing protein: MLQQEIELKYRIPTETDFNRLLQSLGTPRCQEEQINFFFDTVDFRLKNKGLCLRLRQSNEVFFLTCKAPVQGLQSPNQQVSMHDEWEVSIDPPLAQSLLSGSPSCLEMMRSTDRDWSPILAQTRLCLLARLEKQLENRSIQQIGSFSNLRTHFSYEYEGHSLDFELDQTRFSEKQIDRELEIEIPALISLSGFQAHVEEFLRSLSIPIETSTGKSERFFALLRAEALI; the protein is encoded by the coding sequence ATGCTGCAGCAAGAAATCGAACTCAAATACCGAATTCCGACTGAGACCGATTTCAATCGATTGCTCCAATCTCTAGGAACCCCTCGTTGCCAAGAAGAACAAATCAATTTCTTCTTTGATACAGTCGATTTTCGATTAAAAAACAAAGGGTTATGCTTAAGACTTCGACAATCAAATGAAGTTTTTTTTCTCACTTGCAAAGCCCCTGTCCAAGGGCTTCAAAGCCCCAATCAACAGGTTTCTATGCATGATGAGTGGGAAGTTTCCATCGATCCTCCACTGGCTCAGTCTCTGTTGTCCGGATCTCCAAGTTGCTTGGAAATGATGCGTTCTACGGATCGCGATTGGAGTCCGATTCTAGCCCAAACCCGGCTCTGCCTATTAGCTCGCCTGGAAAAGCAATTAGAGAATCGAAGCATTCAACAAATAGGTTCATTCTCAAACCTTCGGACTCATTTTTCTTATGAATACGAAGGGCATTCGCTTGATTTCGAACTTGATCAAACTCGATTCTCAGAAAAGCAAATCGATCGAGAACTCGAAATTGAAATTCCTGCTTTGATCTCGCTTTCAGGATTTCAAGCTCATGTCGAAGAGTTTCTGCGCAGCCTCAGTATCCCCATTGAAACTTCAACAGGCAAAAGCGAGCGATTCTTTGCTTTGCTTCGCGCAGAGGCCCTTATCTGA
- a CDS encoding tetratricopeptide repeat protein: protein MQQCASPLADLAFELKRNFFFGGFMKLFCSFLFFSFSLLAVNDTDAEQISEIPPHTGETKTTADQEFATVWKGTRTSEWDDYVGHEGQGDLNRFYQSDPVLREFLGNLTNLTVLDVGCGNGYMSRWACHAGAGRVIAVDISEEFINIAKQHSPKEQFKEIDFRVESGNDLASVPDDSIDRVVSNYVLMDVADLKGNIRRMYEVLRPGATASIVIVHPCFPIKYRSEHDGRLILEWEDSYFATHLQVTPPFDQTFTTPFKIMHHPLEEYEKAFEEAGFKRIKLREPHLTKSQKQHLDPSLPKNLGEIPISIAWLLKKPNESVKKLLSALECFCPEVGIGFSEGENRRGELVEHTNNIFNTIKQRKSGSGLFHLLLRKLGRSFQWAAKDGEKALYCFQMSLRIARTLDSPDVIVYLSDVGELYFEREQYKKSLQCYTDAVDVARQKNRVQLASCLHGVGYLARVTEDYETGLQALEEASVFAQIYDNGQAAIQVSGEIGWIYRQLGEYSKALNLTKAAVDRIRENPQSLDPKQTPLDYAYLINNIALIYRDLHEYCESKKYFEEALICYKNIYKTKDEIFICVLKDNISLNKYSMGRLQEALELAQEVLEQRLKLYPDGQSVDIARSFYNMATMHRELGHLRLALEKVNKSLLMRNQILDNNHSDVVWSRYAIGLVYQDMGRLSDALEVFHQAYSTLDGKKDFALRAALLSALGKLYRSIGQYEEASQKFKEALNFEKLYATEYTSLLLESALLAKDQGNWEELTQFLEQASKDFSSQSFPEVIPLYTLQGWLRSFLDEPEQALALHLKALEIATKAFDTLEIPIMGELYTYVGDSYMALGQQATATQFYEKAHQVRQEVTAREYPFTRRTKNEPVFTQPEVLLPAHQNLWNGSVKYLNPHSGKSYEVIPLSSHGDDCGFVALGATREQCIELIKKHADNPKVQHLLAADMALKAFASDSFQPDDSVPTAEQIKAFLDDEFITQRNPLTYFRDGGGMLEALAGLLNINVSVFAGEAALTKTISIPFAQNASAPKANSTVVIQHVAGLSRTGHAYMKNVNLLRETPPEPYLSGLYTGTEERSRSEKTAKQTLIRSAEVVLSECDDAANFEETQLRFANRETILAINRANIHDANHTVLPRWTEDDGDCAFHALRTTRADFLREIHAIVQNPWHNLHRDVVALFNGLISAGEYTYETWRLAMLGVRAAPLWAGEFELNLWGLLHHRRVRVFELGNNGFFNNGAFVFGPENAEEIWVAYVNAGGPLTGTAIQQANHYIELQRPSEVALLGLATPLRLTSNTR, encoded by the coding sequence TTGCAGCAATGTGCTTCACCGTTAGCTGATTTAGCATTCGAATTGAAACGAAATTTCTTTTTTGGTGGGTTTATGAAGCTTTTTTGTTCATTTTTGTTTTTTTCATTCAGTTTGCTAGCAGTGAATGATACCGATGCTGAGCAAATTTCTGAGATACCGCCTCATACTGGCGAAACGAAGACCACCGCCGATCAAGAATTTGCAACGGTTTGGAAGGGAACGAGAACTTCTGAGTGGGATGACTATGTAGGTCATGAGGGACAAGGAGACCTGAATCGTTTTTACCAATCCGATCCAGTTCTTCGAGAATTCTTAGGGAACCTCACCAATTTGACCGTGTTGGATGTAGGTTGTGGAAACGGCTATATGTCTCGCTGGGCGTGCCATGCTGGCGCTGGGCGTGTAATTGCCGTTGATATCTCGGAAGAATTCATCAATATAGCTAAACAACATTCTCCTAAAGAGCAATTCAAGGAAATTGATTTCCGGGTTGAGAGCGGCAACGATTTGGCTTCTGTTCCGGATGACTCTATAGACCGTGTGGTGTCAAACTACGTGTTGATGGATGTTGCAGATCTGAAAGGCAACATTCGTCGCATGTATGAGGTTCTCAGACCGGGTGCAACAGCTTCAATCGTGATCGTACATCCTTGTTTTCCTATCAAGTATCGCAGCGAACATGATGGGCGGCTTATTCTGGAGTGGGAAGATTCTTATTTTGCAACTCATTTGCAAGTTACTCCTCCTTTTGATCAGACTTTTACAACTCCATTCAAAATTATGCACCATCCTCTGGAAGAATATGAAAAGGCTTTTGAAGAGGCTGGATTTAAACGAATCAAATTGAGAGAGCCTCATTTAACGAAATCGCAAAAGCAACACTTAGACCCTTCCTTGCCAAAAAATCTTGGAGAAATACCCATATCAATCGCCTGGTTGCTGAAAAAGCCGAATGAATCTGTAAAGAAACTACTATCAGCTTTAGAGTGCTTCTGCCCTGAGGTTGGAATCGGATTTAGCGAAGGTGAAAACAGGCGAGGCGAATTAGTCGAACATACGAATAATATTTTCAATACAATAAAACAGCGGAAATCTGGTTCTGGTTTGTTTCATCTTCTACTGCGCAAGCTGGGACGCTCTTTTCAATGGGCCGCTAAAGATGGCGAAAAGGCCCTTTACTGTTTTCAGATGTCTCTGAGAATAGCGAGAACCCTAGATAGCCCCGATGTAATCGTCTATCTTTCTGACGTTGGAGAGCTGTACTTTGAACGTGAACAGTATAAGAAATCTCTTCAGTGCTATACTGATGCTGTGGATGTCGCAAGGCAGAAAAATCGAGTTCAACTTGCTTCTTGTTTGCATGGTGTTGGTTATCTTGCTCGAGTGACAGAGGACTACGAGACAGGTCTGCAAGCATTGGAAGAGGCTTCGGTGTTCGCTCAAATTTATGATAACGGACAGGCGGCTATTCAAGTTAGTGGTGAGATCGGCTGGATTTACCGCCAATTGGGCGAATATTCAAAGGCGCTCAACCTAACCAAGGCGGCGGTAGATCGTATTCGAGAAAATCCTCAGAGCCTTGATCCTAAACAAACGCCTTTGGATTATGCTTACTTAATTAATAATATTGCATTAATATATAGAGATTTGCATGAATATTGTGAATCAAAAAAATATTTCGAAGAGGCTTTAATTTGTTATAAAAATATATATAAAACTAAAGATGAAATTTTTATATGCGTTTTAAAAGATAATATTTCATTAAACAAATACTCCATGGGACGACTACAAGAAGCCCTAGAGCTAGCTCAAGAAGTATTGGAGCAACGACTAAAACTTTACCCTGATGGTCAGAGCGTCGATATCGCTCGATCGTTCTATAATATGGCAACCATGCATCGAGAATTAGGGCATCTTAGATTAGCGCTTGAAAAAGTGAATAAATCATTGCTAATGCGAAATCAGATCTTGGATAACAATCATTCAGATGTAGTATGGTCACGATATGCTATTGGACTTGTATACCAAGACATGGGTAGACTAAGCGATGCATTAGAGGTTTTTCATCAAGCCTACTCAACTCTTGACGGTAAAAAAGATTTTGCTTTGAGAGCAGCCCTATTAAGCGCATTAGGAAAGCTTTATCGCTCGATCGGACAGTATGAGGAAGCTTCTCAAAAATTCAAGGAGGCATTAAATTTTGAAAAACTCTATGCCACCGAATATACAAGCCTACTGTTGGAGAGTGCGCTTCTTGCTAAAGATCAAGGTAATTGGGAGGAGCTGACTCAGTTTTTAGAACAAGCTTCCAAAGATTTTTCAAGTCAATCCTTTCCAGAAGTAATTCCCTTGTACACCCTGCAGGGATGGTTAAGATCGTTTCTCGATGAACCAGAGCAAGCATTAGCACTTCACCTCAAAGCGCTTGAAATTGCCACTAAGGCTTTTGATACCCTAGAAATACCCATCATGGGAGAGCTTTATACCTACGTGGGTGATTCCTATATGGCTCTCGGTCAACAAGCTACCGCTACGCAATTCTATGAAAAGGCGCACCAAGTGAGGCAGGAAGTAACAGCACGAGAGTATCCTTTTACGCGCAGAACCAAGAATGAACCCGTGTTCACTCAGCCTGAGGTTTTACTTCCGGCCCATCAGAATTTATGGAATGGGTCTGTTAAATATCTAAATCCTCATTCTGGGAAAAGCTATGAGGTAATACCACTCAGTTCGCATGGTGACGATTGCGGCTTTGTAGCCCTTGGAGCAACTCGAGAACAGTGTATTGAACTCATCAAGAAGCATGCCGATAACCCCAAAGTTCAGCATCTGCTTGCTGCAGATATGGCATTAAAAGCCTTTGCTTCGGATTCTTTCCAGCCGGATGATTCTGTACCTACGGCTGAACAAATAAAAGCATTTCTAGATGATGAATTTATCACTCAGCGAAACCCCTTAACCTATTTCAGAGATGGTGGTGGAATGTTGGAAGCTTTGGCAGGTCTTTTAAATATCAATGTGTCTGTATTTGCAGGAGAAGCTGCGCTAACAAAAACAATCTCCATACCCTTCGCTCAAAATGCGAGTGCCCCAAAAGCAAACAGCACGGTAGTAATTCAGCACGTAGCTGGGCTAAGCAGAACCGGTCACGCTTACATGAAGAACGTAAATTTGCTGCGTGAAACACCACCTGAACCGTATCTCTCCGGCTTGTACACGGGCACGGAGGAGCGCAGCAGGTCCGAAAAAACTGCTAAACAGACACTAATAAGAAGTGCTGAAGTCGTCCTATCGGAGTGTGATGATGCCGCTAATTTTGAAGAAACACAACTACGATTTGCTAATCGTGAAACAATTTTAGCGATCAATCGTGCTAATATTCACGATGCTAACCATACAGTTCTTCCAAGGTGGACGGAAGATGACGGAGACTGCGCTTTCCATGCTTTGCGTACCACAAGAGCCGATTTTCTCAGGGAAATTCATGCTATTGTGCAAAACCCATGGCATAATTTACATAGGGATGTCGTCGCATTATTCAACGGACTGATCAGCGCAGGAGAGTATACCTATGAAACCTGGCGGCTGGCAATGCTGGGTGTACGAGCAGCCCCTTTGTGGGCAGGAGAATTTGAGCTTAATCTTTGGGGCTTGCTCCATCACAGGAGGGTACGTGTTTTTGAGTTAGGTAATAACGGATTCTTTAATAACGGAGCATTTGTCTTTGGACCAGAGAATGCCGAAGAGATTTGGGTTGCATACGTAAATGCTGGTGGACCACTAACGGGGACGGCCATTCAGCAAGCAAACCATTATATTGAGCTGCAACGGCCTTCCGAAGTTGCTTTATTGGGATTAGCGACTCCTCTTAGACTCACGAGTAACACCAGATGA
- a CDS encoding serine hydroxymethyltransferase: MSALFKIDPQIAGLVEREKSRQSHGLELIASENYVSEAVLEAVGSVFTNKYAEGYPGARYYGGCEHVDAVENLAIQRAKNLFHAEHVNVQPHSGANANWAIYMAAVNPGDTVLAMNLDHGGHLTHGAKVNFSGKLYRIVPYGVSPETGLIDFDEVERLAHQERPKLILAGASAYPRTIDFERFADIARQVKAKLWVDMAHIAGLVAAGLHPSPIPYADFVTTTTHKTLRGPRGGMILCKDEYRKRVDSCVFPGTQGGPLMHVIAGKAVCLYEASLPSFKSYQERVLSNARTLAWELKQKNFDLVSGSTDNHLILIDLRSKKITGKRAEEALERAGIVVNKNKIPFDPEPATVTSGIRMGTPAITTRGFRESHMLCIARWVERILDAPEDIELAASISHEISTLSTLSY, translated from the coding sequence TTGAGTGCATTGTTTAAAATAGATCCGCAGATCGCGGGGCTTGTTGAACGAGAGAAAAGTCGTCAATCACACGGTCTTGAGCTTATTGCCAGTGAAAATTATGTATCTGAGGCAGTCTTAGAGGCTGTGGGAAGCGTTTTTACCAACAAGTATGCGGAAGGCTATCCAGGAGCCCGTTATTACGGCGGATGCGAACACGTTGATGCGGTTGAAAATTTAGCGATCCAGCGTGCCAAAAATCTGTTTCATGCAGAACATGTCAATGTTCAGCCTCATTCAGGCGCGAATGCGAACTGGGCGATTTACATGGCGGCAGTCAATCCTGGAGATACCGTGCTGGCGATGAATTTGGATCACGGTGGACATCTCACGCATGGAGCAAAAGTTAATTTTTCAGGCAAACTTTATCGAATCGTTCCCTATGGAGTTTCTCCTGAGACGGGGTTGATTGATTTTGATGAGGTGGAACGATTGGCTCATCAAGAGCGTCCCAAGTTGATTCTGGCCGGTGCTTCCGCTTACCCCCGGACCATCGATTTTGAACGCTTTGCCGACATTGCGCGCCAGGTAAAGGCTAAACTTTGGGTCGATATGGCTCACATCGCAGGCCTCGTAGCCGCCGGGCTTCATCCCTCGCCGATTCCGTATGCTGATTTTGTCACCACCACGACCCATAAGACCTTACGAGGCCCTCGAGGTGGGATGATTTTATGCAAAGACGAATATCGAAAGCGGGTAGATTCCTGTGTGTTTCCAGGGACCCAAGGGGGGCCTTTGATGCATGTCATTGCCGGTAAGGCTGTTTGCCTTTATGAGGCCTCTTTGCCAAGTTTTAAAAGTTATCAAGAGCGGGTTTTAAGCAATGCTCGAACGCTTGCTTGGGAGTTAAAGCAGAAAAATTTTGATTTAGTTTCGGGCAGTACAGATAACCATCTTATCTTGATCGATCTACGAAGCAAAAAAATCACAGGCAAGCGTGCCGAAGAAGCCCTGGAGCGTGCCGGTATCGTGGTCAATAAAAATAAGATACCATTTGATCCTGAGCCCGCGACGGTGACATCTGGGATTCGAATGGGTACTCCCGCGATTACCACTCGAGGGTTTCGAGAAAGTCATATGCTGTGCATTGCCAGATGGGTTGAACGGATCCTAGATGCCCCTGAAGATATTGAGCTTGCAGCATCGATCAGCCATGAAATCTCGACGCTGAGCACTCTGTCGTATTGA
- a CDS encoding class I SAM-dependent rRNA methyltransferase — protein sequence MQKIRVYLTRNLRRSILRGHPWVYRDAIQAPEQVERASLARVEDKSGFLAWGIYDPNSVLALRILSFESAPPSEFYFFERFKMAYRLRSPVRQSDTNGYRLINGEGDRFPGLVCDLYGDTAVLQLDGQGPSEFWNRAWIKHWITETTGCSRILEKKRREESVLEEPEVMIRENGVRFQVNLEKGQKTGFFFDQRENRQFIRSLALEKRVLNLFSYTGGFSVYAGLGGAKQVTSVDISEGAIRSAHQNWLLNGLEGDLHEACVEDVSEYLSQHRDLRDLVIVDPPSFAHSREQREGAKRKYVEIFAMAAQRVTPGGLLALSSCSSQIDFNDFHQINEEALAKARRRGQLIRVSGQGMDHPFPHVCPELRYLKFACFVLDG from the coding sequence ATGCAAAAAATTCGAGTTTATTTGACACGCAATTTACGGCGCTCCATCTTAAGAGGGCATCCATGGGTCTATCGCGACGCGATTCAAGCGCCCGAGCAAGTCGAACGGGCTTCTTTAGCGCGTGTGGAGGATAAGAGTGGCTTTCTAGCGTGGGGGATTTACGACCCCAATAGCGTTTTGGCTCTTCGTATTTTGAGTTTTGAATCGGCTCCTCCCAGCGAGTTTTATTTTTTTGAGCGATTTAAAATGGCCTACCGCTTGCGCAGCCCTGTTCGTCAGAGTGATACCAACGGCTATCGGTTGATCAATGGGGAAGGGGACCGATTTCCCGGTCTCGTTTGCGATCTTTACGGAGATACGGCGGTTTTGCAATTAGATGGCCAAGGACCTTCGGAATTTTGGAATCGTGCGTGGATCAAACATTGGATTACTGAGACAACGGGATGCTCTCGCATACTTGAAAAAAAACGGCGGGAAGAATCGGTGCTCGAAGAACCCGAAGTTATGATTCGAGAAAATGGCGTTCGCTTCCAGGTCAATCTCGAAAAGGGGCAAAAGACAGGTTTCTTTTTTGATCAAAGAGAGAATCGACAGTTTATTCGATCCCTTGCCCTGGAAAAGCGCGTCCTCAATCTCTTTAGTTATACGGGTGGATTTTCGGTCTATGCGGGGCTCGGAGGCGCGAAGCAGGTGACGAGTGTCGATATCTCTGAGGGTGCGATTCGCTCTGCTCATCAAAACTGGTTGTTGAATGGATTGGAGGGCGATCTGCACGAAGCCTGTGTTGAAGATGTCTCGGAGTATTTGAGCCAGCATCGAGATTTGAGAGATCTGGTGATTGTCGACCCACCTTCGTTCGCCCACTCGCGAGAGCAACGGGAAGGAGCGAAGCGCAAGTACGTTGAAATCTTTGCCATGGCAGCTCAAAGAGTGACTCCGGGAGGGCTTTTGGCCTTGAGTTCCTGCAGCAGCCAAATCGATTTTAACGATTTTCATCAAATAAACGAAGAAGCTCTCGCAAAAGCTCGCCGCCGAGGACAACTGATACGCGTCTCGGGGCAGGGAATGGATCATCCTTTTCCTCACGTGTGCCCAGAGTTGCGTTACCTAAAATTTGCTTGTTTCGTATTAGACGGGTAA
- a CDS encoding mechanosensitive ion channel family protein, producing MSVLIQASILILLAVGSYLLSFYLTRFLVRLLGIQILKRIPTFDKNMIRLGFTPIRAGLALMLFTLAKRVLLLPENWDLYFQHSAIVFSAFILTWFVFSVVDLLGEWLAEHLKSNGQGGMIGMIPLGRKTLKAVAALLALVTFLQNIGVNVTALIAGISVGGIAVALGAQKMVGDFIGGIMLLLDHPIRVGDECRFGSQTGKVEEIGIRTTKIRTQERSLLSVPNADLAQMQLENLSLRDRIRFTCTLGVHRMSSSDQIRLLLIELQKILYAHPKVDSEGARVRFVGISLDSLDLAIQAYVLTTEHREFLAVQEDLLLRFLDKVAEVGTSLALSLQESYSPSKIDPDFARDQIAALRANHALPVPDFSQAQIDQLDDTLDYPPQGSIRPELS from the coding sequence ATGAGCGTGCTGATACAAGCTTCCATCTTAATTCTTCTGGCAGTCGGGTCGTACCTATTGTCTTTTTATTTAACGCGATTCCTGGTGCGGTTGCTTGGAATTCAAATATTGAAGCGAATCCCGACCTTTGACAAAAATATGATTCGCCTTGGGTTTACGCCTATTCGAGCCGGATTGGCTTTGATGCTTTTTACGTTGGCCAAGAGAGTCTTGCTCTTACCAGAGAATTGGGATCTTTATTTTCAGCACTCGGCGATTGTTTTCTCTGCTTTCATTCTCACTTGGTTTGTTTTCAGTGTGGTTGATCTCCTAGGCGAATGGCTTGCTGAGCATCTCAAATCCAATGGACAAGGGGGAATGATTGGAATGATCCCCCTCGGCCGCAAGACGCTTAAAGCTGTTGCAGCACTCTTGGCGCTCGTGACCTTTCTCCAAAATATTGGCGTTAACGTAACAGCCTTGATCGCAGGCATTAGTGTGGGGGGAATTGCCGTGGCATTGGGTGCCCAAAAAATGGTGGGTGACTTCATTGGCGGTATTATGTTGCTGTTGGATCACCCAATTCGTGTGGGTGATGAATGCCGTTTTGGGAGTCAGACGGGAAAAGTCGAAGAGATTGGAATCCGGACCACAAAAATACGAACTCAGGAACGAAGTTTACTGTCGGTTCCGAATGCGGACTTGGCTCAAATGCAATTAGAGAATCTCTCTCTTCGCGATCGCATTCGATTTACGTGCACGCTGGGCGTTCATCGCATGAGTTCATCCGATCAAATTCGATTGCTGTTGATCGAGTTGCAGAAGATTCTCTACGCCCATCCGAAAGTGGATTCCGAAGGGGCTCGGGTGCGTTTTGTCGGCATCTCTTTAGACTCGCTGGATTTGGCTATTCAAGCGTACGTACTCACCACTGAACATCGAGAATTTCTAGCGGTTCAAGAGGATCTTTTGCTTCGCTTTCTTGATAAAGTCGCTGAAGTAGGAACCTCTTTAGCCCTATCTCTTCAAGAGAGTTACAGTCCCTCGAAGATTGATCCGGATTTTGCTCGTGATCAAATAGCCGCTCTGAGAGCCAATCATGCGCTCCCTGTGCCTGATTTTTCGCAGGCCCAAATCGATCAACTGGACGATACTTTAGACTATCCTCCTCAGGGCAGTATAAGACCGGAATTAAGTTAA
- a CDS encoding RluA family pseudouridine synthase, producing MPDLLAFERSARELRQDKPHLNTRPIRIRGLAVGESYLTYLNRRIPLEDPDAWTRALEAGELCLDGKVLSQDTVIQSNSRLSHTRMEPAEPEINIHLSVVYEDKALLVLDKPHNLPVHPCGRYHHHSFSVIAEHAWPELTLKLVHRLDAATSGLLLLAKTASVARDLVHQFEHRRVKKSYLARVYPEPTWTKFECNEPIGTHRLDRGSRGISKNGQEARTRFVHQGHGIVEAQPITGRTNQIRVHLSQLRHPIMGDTLYGGAAAHRLFLHASTLQCLHPLTQEELLFHSAAPQFGSDSR from the coding sequence ATGCCCGACCTGCTCGCCTTTGAACGTTCCGCACGAGAACTTCGACAAGACAAGCCACATTTAAATACGCGTCCCATTAGGATACGAGGCCTGGCTGTTGGAGAGTCTTATTTGACTTATCTGAACAGGCGAATTCCCTTAGAAGACCCGGACGCGTGGACACGAGCGCTTGAAGCTGGAGAGCTTTGCTTGGATGGCAAGGTGCTTAGCCAGGATACCGTGATCCAATCGAACAGCCGTTTGTCCCACACCCGAATGGAGCCAGCGGAACCGGAAATCAACATCCATTTGTCGGTTGTTTACGAAGACAAGGCTCTTCTGGTTTTAGATAAACCCCACAATCTTCCCGTGCATCCTTGCGGCCGCTACCACCATCATAGTTTTTCAGTCATTGCCGAGCATGCCTGGCCAGAGCTTACCCTAAAACTCGTTCATCGATTGGACGCCGCAACTTCTGGTCTTTTATTGCTCGCCAAAACAGCTTCCGTCGCGCGCGATCTCGTTCATCAATTTGAACATCGTCGCGTTAAAAAAAGCTATCTAGCCAGAGTTTATCCAGAACCTACTTGGACAAAATTCGAATGCAACGAGCCCATTGGTACCCATCGCCTTGATCGCGGTTCTCGAGGCATTTCAAAAAACGGCCAAGAAGCTCGAACGCGCTTTGTTCATCAGGGGCATGGAATCGTTGAAGCCCAGCCCATCACTGGAAGAACGAATCAGATCCGTGTTCACTTGAGCCAACTTAGGCATCCGATTATGGGAGATACTCTGTACGGAGGTGCTGCTGCGCATCGATTATTTTTACATGCTTCGACACTTCAATGCCTTCATCCACTAACCCAGGAAGAACTTTTATTTCACAGCGCAGCCCCACAATTCGGCTCTGACTCAAGATGA
- a CDS encoding IS5 family transposase, protein MGLSRGGLTTKIQLATDAHGNPIDFEITGSEVQDATVAHKIINQAHRAENVIADKGYDSDEIRRHIRNRSAIPIIPRRSNSMRPNSEFDSHLYKHRHLVENLFARLKHLRGIATRLEKLARNYRAIVCLACSMIWLKLGELNEDTP, encoded by the coding sequence ATTGGACTTTCGAGAGGAGGACTTACCACAAAGATTCAGTTGGCCACCGATGCGCATGGAAATCCAATCGATTTTGAAATCACAGGGAGTGAAGTACAGGATGCAACCGTCGCCCATAAAATCATCAACCAGGCCCATAGAGCCGAGAACGTAATTGCTGATAAGGGCTATGATTCAGATGAAATTCGGCGACACATCCGAAATCGAAGTGCAATACCGATTATTCCGCGCCGTTCGAACAGTATGAGACCAAATTCAGAATTTGACTCCCATTTGTACAAGCACCGCCATCTTGTTGAAAATTTATTCGCGAGACTGAAGCACTTAAGAGGTATTGCGACTAGGTTAGAGAAATTAGCTCGAAACTACCGGGCAATTGTTTGTTTGGCCTGTTCGATGATTTGGTTGAAGTTAGGAGAATTAAATGAGGACACGCCCTAG
- a CDS encoding DUF4160 domain-containing protein, whose translation MPTISSFYGIMIQIFWGDHSPPHFHAFYGEFEVLVDIATLEVIEGAMPRRALALVLEWAFLHRVELMENWELCKQKQTPKKIKPLE comes from the coding sequence GTGCCAACAATCAGTTCATTTTATGGAATCATGATTCAAATATTTTGGGGCGATCATTCTCCGCCTCACTTCCATGCATTTTACGGTGAATTTGAAGTTTTAGTTGATATTGCTACTCTTGAAGTGATTGAAGGAGCCATGCCCCGCAGAGCTCTGGCGCTTGTTTTGGAATGGGCCTTTTTACATCGGGTCGAATTGATGGAGAATTGGGAATTATGCAAACAGAAACAAACACCCAAAAAAATCAAACCTCTGGAATAG
- a CDS encoding DUF2442 domain-containing protein has translation MENYRIAIEFKDGLKGVLDLSKLVMSHDAGVFTALRDQALFHQAYLDHGAVTWPGELDLAPDAMYDSIKKRHQYLHF, from the coding sequence ATGGAAAACTACCGCATTGCCATCGAATTTAAGGATGGCCTGAAGGGCGTTCTGGATCTCTCTAAACTGGTTATGAGTCATGATGCGGGGGTTTTTACCGCTTTACGCGATCAAGCACTATTTCATCAAGCTTATTTAGACCACGGAGCTGTTACATGGCCTGGAGAACTCGATTTAGCGCCAGATGCCATGTATGATAGCATTAAGAAACGACATCAGTATCTGCACTTTTGA
- a CDS encoding TraR/DksA C4-type zinc finger protein: MAITKSAEKSLTEAQQQELIGILEDTRTELQEKLKKRRNGTTSEQVPGDEADLASEDAEISLETRLMDRDAKLLREVERALEKVQNGSYGLCEGTDEPIGYARLKLRPWTRYSVTYKEELEREEKRLGTGE, translated from the coding sequence ATGGCAATAACTAAATCAGCTGAAAAATCGCTTACCGAGGCACAGCAGCAGGAATTGATCGGGATTCTTGAAGATACTCGAACAGAGCTTCAAGAAAAATTGAAAAAAAGGCGCAACGGTACGACCAGCGAGCAAGTACCGGGTGATGAAGCTGATTTGGCTTCAGAGGACGCCGAGATTTCTTTGGAGACCCGTTTAATGGATCGCGACGCGAAGCTGTTGCGTGAGGTCGAGCGAGCCTTGGAAAAAGTCCAGAATGGAAGCTACGGTCTTTGCGAAGGTACGGATGAACCGATTGGCTACGCTCGGTTGAAATTGAGACCTTGGACACGTTATAGCGTAACCTACAAAGAAGAACTCGAGCGAGAAGAAAAAAGGCTCGGGACGGGTGAGTAA